The genomic region AAATTATATCATGAAAAATATTAAATATCTATATGCATTTGCCACTATTGCCGCTTTAAGTTTTACGTCTTGTAGTAGCGACAGCAACGACCAAGACACCGAAAAACCCGTGATTACCATTACAGAACCTGTGTTAGACGAAGGTTTTACGCCCGGAAGTGAAATTCACCTGGAAGGCGTTTTAACCGATAATGTGGAATTGGCGTCCTATAAAGTGGAAGTTCACAGTGCGGAAGACGGGCATACACACGGAAAAATGGCCGGTGCAGAAGCAGCCAGTTATTTCCATTATGAGCAGACTTTCCCGATTGAAGCCGGATTGCGTATTAAAGAGTTTCACCAACATATCCCGATTCCGGCATTGGATGCAAGTGGACAACCTTTTACCGACGGTCATTATCATTTAGGGGTTTTCTGTCTGGACAAAGCCGGGAACCAACAACAGGTTTTTCTTGAAATCTATATTGGTGCCGATGGTGGTGATCACGGACATGATCATAAATCGATTAACTAAAAATAACGGATTCCGCTAAAAAGTGCTGTGCTATCACAGCACTTTTTTATTTTAACGAAACTATAACAATTGATTCCTTATTTTTGTTAGAAACCAAAAACCAAGTAGATGAAAAAAACAATAACGACCATGGCTGTGGTTTGTAGTCTGACCATGATGAATGCACAAACATCCAAGGGGCCGGTAAAATTAAAATACCCGGACACCCGCAAAACCGAAACGAATGACACCTATTTCGGCACCAATGTTAAAGACCCATATCGATGGCTGGAGGACGATCGTTCTGCCGAAACTGCCGCGTGGGTAAAGGCTGAAAACGAAGTGACCTACAACTACCTGAGTCAGATTCCTTTTCGCGATGCTTTAAAAGCCCGTTTGGAAAAACTGTGGAATTATGAAAAAATAAGTGCTCCTTTTAAAGAAGGAAACTATACCTATTATACCAAAAATAACGGTCTGCAAAACCAATCGGTGATCTACCGTAAAGATGCTTCCGGAAAAGAAGAAGTTTTCCTGGATCCGAATACATTCTCAAAAGACGGAACGACTTCTTTAGGTGGTCTTGATTTTTCCCGCGACGGTTCGAAAGTAGCCTATTCCATTTCGGAAGGCGGTAGCGACTGGAGAAAAGTGATCATCATGGATGCCATCACTAAAAAAGTGATTGAAGATACCTTGCTTGACGTTAAATTTAGTGGTGTGTCCTGGAAAGGAAACGACGGTTTCTACTATTCCAGTTACGACAAACCAACCGGAAGCGAATTGTCGGCCAAAACCGATCAACATAAATTGTACTACCATAAATTGGGAACCTCTCAAAAAGAGGATAAAGTTGTTTTCGGACTGGATCAGAAAAGACGTTATGTTGGCGGATCGGTAACCGAAGACGATAAATATTTGGTGATTTCGGCTGCGAATTCGACCTCCGGAAACGAATTGTATATTAAAGATCTTACCAAACCAAATAGTCCGATTATTACCATTCTGGATAATTTTAACAGTGATAGTTATGTCATTGAAAACGACGGTGAAAAATTGTTTATCGTGACCAACTTAAATGCGCCAAACAGACGTGTTGTTACGACCGACATCAGTAATCCGAAACCGGAAAACTGGAAAGATTTTATCGCCGAAACCGAAAATGTATTAACGCCAAGTAACGGTGGCGGTTATTTCTTTGCCAACTATATGAAAGATGCCGTATCGGTTGTACGTCAATACGATCATAGCGGAAAAATGGTTCGCGAAGTGCAGCTTCCGGGCGTAGGAACGGCTTCCGGATTTGGTGGTAAAAAAGAGGTGAAAACACTATATTTCTACTTTACCAACTATACAACACCGGGAACGATTTATTCCTACGATCCGCAAACCGGAAAATCGGAAATCTATCAAAAACCAAAAGTAGATTTTAACAGCGAGGATTATACGTCCAAACAGGTTTTCTATACGTCGAAAGACGGGACAAAAATACCAATGATCATCACATATAAAAAAGGAACAAAATTAGACGGTAAAAACCCGACAATCCTATACGGTTACGGAGGATTTAATGCGAGTCTTACACCAAGTTTCAGCATTTCGAATGCCGTTTGGTTGGAAAACGGTGGTGTTTATGCCGTACCAAACCTTCGCGGTGGTGGTGAATATGGTAAAAAATGGCATGATGCCGGTACCAAACTTCAAAAACAAAATGTATTTGACGATTTTATCGCGGCTGCCGAATACCTGATTGCTAACAAATATACTTCGAAAGATTTCCTTGCGATCCGCGGAGGATCGAACGGTGGATTATTAGTAGGCGCTACGATGACACAACGTCCGGACCTTATGAAAGTGGCGTTACCAGCCGTTGGGGTAATGGATATGTTGCGTTACCATACGTTTACAGCCGGTGCCGGATGGGCATACGACTATGGAACTGCGGAAGACAGCAAAGAAATGTTCGATTATCTCAAAGGTTATTCACCGGTTCACAATGTAAAAAAAGGGGTACAATACCCGGCCACATTGGTAACTACCGGCGATCATGACGACCGTGTAGTTCCGGCGCACAGTTTTAAATTTGCGGCCGAATTACAGGAAAAACAAACGGGAACTAATCCGGTTTTAATCCGTATTGATGTGAATGCCGGTCACGGTGCCGGAAAATCGGTTGCCGCTTCGATTCAGGAAAGTGTAGACATTTTTGCCTTTACGCTGTACAATATGGGAATTAAGAGTTTACCGAATCTAAAAAAGTAATTCGCTCTTATCAATAATTCAAAAAGCGCCCGCAATTGCAGGGCGCTTTTCTTTGTTATAAAAATCAATTAATTAGAAAAAAATGCTTTTTTAAAAACGGTTGTCTCCGTCCAGCAGGTTCCCTAAACCTCCTAAAAGGCTTCCCTCTTCTCTGCTTTTTCCGCCAGCTCTTGGAGCCGAAGCAATAATTCTGTCGGCCAATCGGCTAAATGGCAATGATTGTACATAAACCACTCCCGGTCCGCGTAGGGTTGCAAAAAACAAACCTTCCCCTCCAAAAATCGAATTCTTGATACCACCAATAAATTCAATATCATAATCGATATCTTTTGTAAAACCGACAATACATCCGGTATCCACTTTTAATACTTCACCGGCTTGTAATTCGCGTCGCGCCAAAGTTCCTCCGGAATGCACAAAAGCCATTCCGTCGCCTTCGATCTTTTGCATGATAAAGCCTTCGCCTCCAAAAAGTCCGGTTCCCAGTTTACGGGAAAATTCAATCCCGATGGAAACACCTTTCGCCGCACATAGAAACGAATCTTTCTGACAAATAAATTTCCCCTGGTATTTCGTTAGGTCGATCGCTACAATTTTTCCCGGATAGGGTGATGCAAAGCTGATTTTACTTTTGCGGTTGTTCTGATTCGTATAAGCGGTCATAAAAAGACTTTCTCCGGTTAAAACACGCTTTCCAGCCGAAAGCAGTTTCCCGAAAATTCCGGATTGTTGTTGTGCCGATCCGTCTCCAAAAATGGTTTCCATTTTGATACCATTGTCCATCATCATAAAACTTCCCGCCTCAGCAACTACTACTTCCTGCGGATCCAGTTCTATTTCGACGTATTGCATTTCTTCACCAAAAATCTGGTAATCGATTTCATGTGCGTACATAATTGTTCGTTTTTTGATTTATCTATTAGACGCGTCATCCTTACAATTGTTACAAAACCTTTTATTATGATCTCCTCCAAAAACACCTAAAACACTAACATCCAAATCCCTGACACGTAATTTTACGTAAAAAGAAGATTCCGTACTTCTACGTTAAAATACTTCCTTCAAACCGCTGAAATTTGTTATCCTAATCTCAAATCTATTTCATTATGGAATCAAAATCTGGTTTATTCATCGTTTCGTACAAGATTGCTTCTCCAAACCTGGGAGCTCCTACTTTCGAAGTACATTTTGCCGTAAACACACCTGCACAAACCGTTACCGGAAAAGGAGTGGTTCACAATGCTACCGTTAATCCGCCTTTTACATTGTTTACCGATTTACGTGGTGATTATACGTATATGACGGTTATGCCAAAAAACACGCATATTTTGGTAACCGCCGAAGGATATCCGAACATTAAATTCCCGCCGCATGCCGGAATCGGACCGGTTATTTTGCCAAACACCAAACTACGAATGGTATTGGAATCGGACTGGCAGTCCGGAAAAGCGAATTTTATGTATACCGATGATAAAGGGAACTGGCACGAAGTAGTCGATGCGAACGTTTCCATTATCAAAGTTGGCGAATTAGCTGCCAGCAATTAATCTCTTTTGCAAGATCAAAAAAGGCTGTTTCTCAATGAAACAGCCTTTTTACATATATGATTTTTTATTTTCTATTAGTATTCGATCTTCCCGATATGGCGCATTACGCGGACAATTTTATCTTTTCGTTTGTTGATATAGGCTGATGAATTGGAAGCTTTAAATCGTCTCGGACTTGGCAAGATAGCTGCAATTCCGGCTGCTTCGTATTTGGACAGATTTTTGGCACTTTTCCCATACCAGAATTCCGATGCTGCTTGCGCGCCGTAAATTCCATCTCCCATTTCGATACTGTTCAGGTAGACTTCCATGATGCGTTCTTTCCCCCAAATGAGTTCGATCAGGACGGTAAAATAGGCTTCCAGTCCTTTGCGCAGGTAACTTCTTCCCTGCCATAAAAAAACATTTTTGGCGGTTTGTTGCGAAATGGTACTTCCTCCTTTTAGTTTCCGACCTTTCTGATTACTACTAAATGCTTTTTGCATCGCGCTAAAATCAAAACCGTTATGATCTAAAAATGTACCGTCTTCACTGGCAATAACTGCTTTTTGCAGGTTTTCGGAAATGTCTTCCAACGGTACCCAATCGTGTTTGCAAACCTTTTCTTTACCATCTTCTCTGGTTTCCATGGCCCGGATTGCCATTAAAGGCGTAAACGGAACCGGTACAAATTTAAACAGGATTACAAAAAACAGGGAAATGGCAAAAAACCATAGAAACACTTTAATACAAAAGCGTGCTACTTTATTGCCAAAACTTCTTTTTTCTTCTTTTGATTTGGGTTTGGTGTTTGTTTTTGATGTTTTTTTTACCGCCATTATTCTAATAAATCTGCTAATTCCTGTCCAATCAGGCTTCCGATAGCCACTCCCATTCCGCCAAGGCGAACGCCACAAAAGACGTTTTGAGAGCGTTGTTCTACGATTGGTTTTTTATGCGTTCCCATTCCCATGATTCCGCTCCAACGATGGGCAACCTGAAACTCCTGATTCGGCAAAATTACATTTTTTAACAATTCTTCCAAACGGTTTTGGATTTGTTCCGTCAGACCAAAAGTTGTGGTGGTTTCGCCTTCAAAATCGAGGTTTCTTCCGCCACCAAAAAGAATCCTGTCGCCAATATTCCGGAAATAATAATACCCGCTGTCGATGTGAAACGTTCCGCGGATATCGAGATTTGGAATCGGTTCGGTAATTAAAACCTGTGCTCTGGCCGGTCGAACCGCACCATTGGTGATCGTTCCGGCAAAACCATTAGTGGCAAAAAACAGCTTTCCGGTTGTTACGATAAAATCGTTAGTATGCACCTCAACGCTGTTTCCGTTATCCTGATAACCGGTAACGGTTTGATAATTTAAGATTTGAATATCGTTTGTCACGGCTTCTTTTAACAAAGCCTGCATCATGTTTCCGGTGTCGATTTGGCCTTCAAACGGATTAAAGATCAAATAGTCCTGAATCCCTTTAAAGTCGAAACGATCCACTTCTTTTGAAAAAACATCGGCTTTAAAAAGCGGTTTCAGCACTTCGTTGACCAATGGCATTTTCTGAAGACATTCGGCATAACTGACTTCATCGTCTCTTAAAAACAATTCATAACCACCATACGGACGGAAATCAATCGTTTGATCACCTAATCTTTTACGAAGCAATTGCAATCCGCGCCAACGCTTTTCGATTAATTGTACCACTTCGTCTTCGGTATGATTTTTCAGATCGTCTATAATTTCCGATAGACTCCCAAAACACGCAAAACCGGCATTTTTAGTGCTCGCACCTTGCGGCAACGGCCCTTTTTCGAGTACCAGAATCTTACTGTTCGGAAATCGTTCGCGCAGGCGCAATGCCGTATGTAATCCGACAATACCACTGCCCACTACCGTATAGTCGACGTTCGAAAACCAGTTTTTAATTTCCCAGTAACTCAGACTAAGCATTAGCTTCTTCTTTCTTTGATTTTATTTTTCAGATAGTTAATCGCAAGTGGCGATGTAGAAAGGATAATAATCGCAATTACGATATATTCGATATTGGCTTTTAAATCCATATTGTGGTTGTCCAATAAATAGCGGTACAAATAGTGTCCTGAGAAAATCAGGGTAAACGACCATAGGAACGAACTTACAATGTTGAAAAACATAAATTTCTTTTTCTCCATCTGAACGATCCCCGCTACAATCGGTGCAAAAGTTCGTAAGATTGGTAGGAAACGGGCAAAAATAATGGCACGTCCTCCGTGTTTTTCAAAAAACAAACGCGATTGGATCAGGTATTTTTTCTTAAACCAGAAGTTGTCTTCTTTGGCATACAAATAGTGTCCGCTTTTCGCTCCAAACCAATACCCGAAAATATTCCCGATAATTCCGGAAATCGCTACAAGTGTGGCCAGCAAGGCTACATTGGCAAAATCACCATGAACAGTCATTAATTCGCGCATCAGCACTTCGCTGTAAATTCCGGAAAGGAATAATAAACTGTCTCCCGGTAAAAAGAAACCGGCAAACAAGCCTGTTTCTGCAAAAACAATAAACAATACAACGTAAATTCCAATATGGTGTCCGCCGATTTCCAGATTAATATAAAACTCCGGATTCAACAATTCTGTCCATTTAAAGCCTTCCATAATTTTTTGGGTAAATTATATAAATATTAGTTAGTTAGTTTCATTCGCTGTTTCCCATTTGTCTACGGCTGTAGTTGCCAAAGCATTTCCAAGAACGTTGGTCATGCTTCGCGCCATATCACAAAAATGGTCAATCGGTAATATCAAGGCTATTCCTTCCGGCGGAATACCAAACATAGCACAGGTCGCCACCACTACAATCAGAGAGGCTCTTGGCACACCGGCTACTCCTTTACTGGTGAGCATTAACACCAGTAACATGGTTAATTGTTTTTCGATTGGCATATCAATTCCGTATACCTGCGCAATAAAAATACTCGCGAAGGTCATATACATCATACTTCCATCCAGGTTAAACGAATAGCCTAACGGTAAGGTAAACGACACGATACGTTTCTGGCAACCGAAGCGTTCCAATTCTTCTACCAATTTCGGGAAAACCGCTTCACTACTGGTGGTTGAAAAAGCAATTAACAACGGACTTTTAATTCGTCGTAACAATTCCCATAAACGCTTTCCTAAGATCACATAACCAACTGAGAGCAATACGACCCATAAAAGCGCAATTCCGATACTAAAATCCAACAGGTATTTGGCATATAATCCGAAGATTCCAAAACCATAGCTCGCCACAGCGGCTGCAACGGCACCAAATACACCTAATGGTGCTACCCACATAATATAGGTTACCATTTTCAGGATCACATGCGAAACAACATCCAACATTTTAATGATCGATTTGGCTGCTTCACCTAAAGAAGCCAATGCAATTCCGAATAATACCGAGAAGATTACAATCTGTAAAATCTCATTGGTTGCCATGGCTTCAAAAATACTTTTCGGAACCACGTGTTTTACGAATTCTTCCAGCGAAAACGATTGTGTTTTTTCCAATAATTCCCCGGCCGAAGAAGCATCTTCCATTTTGATCGGTGTTCCTTTACCCGGTTCCAACCAGTTTACCAGTACCATTCCTAATAATAAGGACATCAGTGATGCTGAAATAAACCAGCCCATGGCTTTGGCTCCAACGCGTCCCACCATTTTCATATCGCCCATTTTTGCAATTCCAACCACTAAGGTCGAAAACACTAACGGTGCAATAATCATCTGAACCAGACGAATAAAGATGGTTCCCAGTAATTTTATTTTTTCGGAAAACGAGTCGATATTGTCAATAGACGTAACGGATTCATTAACCGATTTATGCGTTTTTTCGAGTTTTAAAGTGGTGTTGGTTTTTAACACCTCCGGTACCAGACTCACTTTTTTACTGCTCGCCACCACGACCATAACGTCTGCCGGCAAGGTTTTATGAAGTTGGTTGTATTCCAGACTATCCTTTATAACAAAAACTTTTTGATGGTGGGTTACCCCGTCACTGGTCTCAAATATCAGTTCATCAGCGCCTTCTTTTGCAGGTGTATACCGGAGTGTATTTCCTTTTCCTAATGAATTGACCAAATACCCCAGGAAGACTCCCAGTATTAATGAAACGATAATTGCGATAAATAGTTTGTTGTTACTTTTCACGTGCATTCAATTTTAGTCCGTGAAAATAGGTATATTTTTCCAAACTGCCCGTTGCTATTTTCATAAAAAGCAATTTATCATCTGCTTCCGGCCTCTTTTAGCTGCTCCAAATTAGCAAAATCACAAACAAATCATTTTACCAAAGCAAAAAGTTAAGATTCAGTTATGGTTCACTTATGATCACCTTTGAACGATTCAAACAAAAAATGTTAAAATATATTTGTTATTCGAAAAATTTAACCTAAAAAACTCACAACCTATGAAGTGCAAATTACTTTCAATTGCTTTATTGGCAATCACGAGTGTTTCCTTTGCCCAAAACGGAAATCCTTTCTGGAAAGTGTCTTCTAAAAAAAGTAGTCAGACTACTTTCGAAAAAAGAGCACCACTTCCCGTTAAAAACCTATTTGACCTGAACCTTAACGGGCTCAAAACGGCACTTTTACAAGCACCGGACCGGTCGCTGACGTATGCCAAATCGAGTGTTATCATCGCATTCCCGAATGCCGATGGTGACCTGGAACGTTTCCGTATGACGGAAGCTTCGGTGATGGCTCCGGAACTTGCCGCCCGTTATCCCGAAATAAAATCGTATGTCGGACAAGGTATTGACGATCCTTCTGCTATTATCCGCGTTAGTATTTCGCCATTGGGCGTACAGGCAATGCGAACAGCCGCCGATAAACAGACCGTTTTTATCGAACCCTATTCGACCGATCTGAAAACCTATTCTGTTTTTAAACGCTCGGACAAAATAGCCGGTTTTACAAAATTTGAGTGCGAGGTACTGGACCATGCCATTTCGAAAGTGGGTAATTCCGGTGAAGCACTTCGTCCGAATGCCGATGACAGCACACTGCGAACGTATCGCCTGGCGATGTCGGTAACTGGTGAATACACCAGTTATTTCGGCGGAACCAAAGCACTCGCTCTAGCCGCAATTAACAACACGATGACCCGTGTAAACGGTGTTTTCGAAATGGATTTTGGCGTTCGAATGGTATTAATTGCCAATACCGATGCGGTGATTTATACGAGTGCCAGCTCCGATCCATACAGTAGTACGGATGCTAATTACAATTCGGAGTTACAATCGACTTTAACCAGCGTTATCGGTGCGGCCAACTATGACGTCGGCCATCTGATGTCGGCCATCGGAAACAACGGAAATGCCGGTTGTATCGGATGTGTTTGTAAGTCGAATAAAGGTAGTGGCTTTACCACCAGTACCGTTCCAACGGGCGATAATTTTGATATCGACTTTGTAGCCCACGAAATGGGACATCAATTTGGAGCCAATCACACGTTTACGTTTAGTAACGAAGGAACCGGTGTACAAACCGAACCGGGAAGTGGCACGACTATTATGGGATATGCCGGTATTACCGGAGCCACCGATGTACAGGCACACAGCGATCCGTTTTTCCATGCGGTGAGTATTCAACAGGTGACCAATTATATTAAGACAACAACCTGTCAGACCAATACCGCTACCGGAAATGCCGTTCCTACAGCCAATGCCGGTGCCGATTATACCATTCCGAAAGGCACGCCTTTTATGCTAACCGGAACCGGAACCGATGCCAATGGCGATGCATTGACCTATTGCTGGGAACAAATGGATTCCGGGACTTCAACGACCACCTATCCGAGTGTAACCGCTACATCCGGACCTGCTTTTAAATCGTTTATTCCAACGACATCCGGAGTGCGTTATTTCCCGCAAATGAGTACCATTAAAACCGGAGCAACTTCCTGGAAATGGGAAGCCGTACCAAATGTCGCCCGATCGATGAATTTCCGTTTGACAGTTCGCGATAACCGAGCAGGAGGACCTGCCAACAATAGTGATGATATGGTTGTAACTGTAAACGCTACTGCCGGACCTTTTACCGTAAGCGCGCCAAATACTGCTGTATCATGGGCTGCCGGATCGACGCAAACCGTAACCTGGAACGTAGCCGGAACAACCGCCAATGGCGTCAATGCCGCTAATGTGGATATCCTTTTATCGACCGATGGCGGAAATACGTATCCAATTACCATCCTGGCCGGAACTCCAAACGACGGAACGCAATCGATTACCGTACCAAACAATCCGGGGACACAAAACCGTATTATGGTAAAAGGTTCCAATCATATCTTCTTTGATATTTCGAATGTGAACTTTACCATTACCGGCGGAACCGGAGGTGATACACAAGCACCGACCGCTCCAACCAGCTTAGCCGCTTCCGGAACGACGCAAACAACTACCAATTTATCCTGGACCGCATCGACCGATAACGTGGGTGTAACGGGTTATGATGTCTATCGTGGCACTACCCTATTAGGTACTGTAACAACAACTACTTATAATGTAACCGGATTAACGGCGAATACAACCTATACTTTTTCGGTAAAAGCGAAAGATGCCGCCGGCAATATTTCGGCCGAAAGTAATGTGGTTTCCGTAACGACCTTACCAACTACTGCGAGCTATTGTACATCCAAAGGGAATAGCGTGGCCGATGAATATATCGGACGTGTACAACTGGGAACAATTAACAATGCCTCTACCGGCGGAACCGGATATACCGATTTTACCAGTATTTCTACCAACCTGACCAAAGGCAGCGCCTATACCATTACGGTAACACCAACCTGGACCGGAAGCACCTATTCTGAAGGTTTTGCCGTTTGGATTGATTATAACGGCGATAAAGATTTTGACGATGCCGGTGAGTTAGTATGGAGCCGTGCGGCGGCCACAACAACTCCGGCTACCGGAACGTTTACCATACCAGCTACTGCGATCACGGGAGCAACCCGTATGCGCGTATCAATGAAATACAACGGGGTTCCAACAGCCTGTGAAGCGTTCTCCTATGGTGAAGTGGAAGATTATACCGTAAACCTTCAAACCGGCGGAACGACTCCGCTTACCTATTGTACTTCCAAAGGAAACAGTGTAGCAGACGAATATATCGGACGCGTTCAGTTGGGTACAATCAACAATGCGTCTACAGGCGGAACCGGTTATTCTGATTATACGAGCATCAGCACGAATCTGGTGAAAGGTGTTTCGAACACGATTACCGTAACGCCAACCTGGACCGGAACAACTTATTCTGAAGGCTTTGCTGTTTGGATTGATTATAATCAGAATGGCAATTTTACCGACAGTGGCGAACTGGTATGGAGCAGAGCGGCATCAACCACTACTCCGGCATCAGGTTCCTTTACGGTACCAGCCACAGCACTGAATGGCGCTACAAGAATGCGCGTTTCGATGAAATACAGCGGTATCCCAACTGCCTGCGAAGCATTCTCCTATGGTGAAGTGGAAGATTATACCGTAAACATCACGACTTCGGCTAAAGAAAACTATGTTGGCAGAGACACTACGGTAGCCGATATTAAACTATATCCGAACCCGGCCAGTAACCTCCTAAATATTACAAATGTATCCGAAAAGGCAACTTTCAGAATCTTTAACCTGTTAGGTCAGGAGGTGCTTAACGGTTCCATCCGCAACAATAGCATTGCGATAAGCACTATCGCAACCGGAAATTATATTCTTGAAATCCAGGATAACGATACGGTTAGCAGCAAACGTTTTATCAAACAATAAGCGTTTTTGCTATCCCTTAATTAATCCTTCTAAAGCGGCCTCCTCATAGGGCCGCTTTTTACTTTTCCGGCAGAACGGGCTAATCTCAATAAAATGCTTACTTTTAAGCTTTCTTTTTTAAAAATTAATTCACGAATGAAAAAACTACTTATTTTAACCCTGGGTATGATGGGACT from Flavobacterium sp. WV_118_3 harbors:
- a CDS encoding DUF4625 domain-containing protein, which produces MKNIKYLYAFATIAALSFTSCSSDSNDQDTEKPVITITEPVLDEGFTPGSEIHLEGVLTDNVELASYKVEVHSAEDGHTHGKMAGAEAASYFHYEQTFPIEAGLRIKEFHQHIPIPALDASGQPFTDGHYHLGVFCLDKAGNQQQVFLEIYIGADGGDHGHDHKSIN
- a CDS encoding prolyl oligopeptidase family serine peptidase, yielding MAVVCSLTMMNAQTSKGPVKLKYPDTRKTETNDTYFGTNVKDPYRWLEDDRSAETAAWVKAENEVTYNYLSQIPFRDALKARLEKLWNYEKISAPFKEGNYTYYTKNNGLQNQSVIYRKDASGKEEVFLDPNTFSKDGTTSLGGLDFSRDGSKVAYSISEGGSDWRKVIIMDAITKKVIEDTLLDVKFSGVSWKGNDGFYYSSYDKPTGSELSAKTDQHKLYYHKLGTSQKEDKVVFGLDQKRRYVGGSVTEDDKYLVISAANSTSGNELYIKDLTKPNSPIITILDNFNSDSYVIENDGEKLFIVTNLNAPNRRVVTTDISNPKPENWKDFIAETENVLTPSNGGGYFFANYMKDAVSVVRQYDHSGKMVREVQLPGVGTASGFGGKKEVKTLYFYFTNYTTPGTIYSYDPQTGKSEIYQKPKVDFNSEDYTSKQVFYTSKDGTKIPMIITYKKGTKLDGKNPTILYGYGGFNASLTPSFSISNAVWLENGGVYAVPNLRGGGEYGKKWHDAGTKLQKQNVFDDFIAAAEYLIANKYTSKDFLAIRGGSNGGLLVGATMTQRPDLMKVALPAVGVMDMLRYHTFTAGAGWAYDYGTAEDSKEMFDYLKGYSPVHNVKKGVQYPATLVTTGDHDDRVVPAHSFKFAAELQEKQTGTNPVLIRIDVNAGHGAGKSVAASIQESVDIFAFTLYNMGIKSLPNLKK
- a CDS encoding TIGR00266 family protein, giving the protein MYAHEIDYQIFGEEMQYVEIELDPQEVVVAEAGSFMMMDNGIKMETIFGDGSAQQQSGIFGKLLSAGKRVLTGESLFMTAYTNQNNRKSKISFASPYPGKIVAIDLTKYQGKFICQKDSFLCAAKGVSIGIEFSRKLGTGLFGGEGFIMQKIEGDGMAFVHSGGTLARRELQAGEVLKVDTGCIVGFTKDIDYDIEFIGGIKNSIFGGEGLFFATLRGPGVVYVQSLPFSRLADRIIASAPRAGGKSREEGSLLGGLGNLLDGDNRF
- a CDS encoding DUF1842 domain-containing protein, whose translation is MESKSGLFIVSYKIASPNLGAPTFEVHFAVNTPAQTVTGKGVVHNATVNPPFTLFTDLRGDYTYMTVMPKNTHILVTAEGYPNIKFPPHAGIGPVILPNTKLRMVLESDWQSGKANFMYTDDKGNWHEVVDANVSIIKVGELAASN
- the mtgA gene encoding monofunctional biosynthetic peptidoglycan transglycosylase, producing the protein MAVKKTSKTNTKPKSKEEKRSFGNKVARFCIKVFLWFFAISLFFVILFKFVPVPFTPLMAIRAMETREDGKEKVCKHDWVPLEDISENLQKAVIASEDGTFLDHNGFDFSAMQKAFSSNQKGRKLKGGSTISQQTAKNVFLWQGRSYLRKGLEAYFTVLIELIWGKERIMEVYLNSIEMGDGIYGAQAASEFWYGKSAKNLSKYEAAGIAAILPSPRRFKASNSSAYINKRKDKIVRVMRHIGKIEY
- a CDS encoding FAD-dependent oxidoreductase → MLSLSYWEIKNWFSNVDYTVVGSGIVGLHTALRLRERFPNSKILVLEKGPLPQGASTKNAGFACFGSLSEIIDDLKNHTEDEVVQLIEKRWRGLQLLRKRLGDQTIDFRPYGGYELFLRDDEVSYAECLQKMPLVNEVLKPLFKADVFSKEVDRFDFKGIQDYLIFNPFEGQIDTGNMMQALLKEAVTNDIQILNYQTVTGYQDNGNSVEVHTNDFIVTTGKLFFATNGFAGTITNGAVRPARAQVLITEPIPNLDIRGTFHIDSGYYYFRNIGDRILFGGGRNLDFEGETTTTFGLTEQIQNRLEELLKNVILPNQEFQVAHRWSGIMGMGTHKKPIVEQRSQNVFCGVRLGGMGVAIGSLIGQELADLLE
- a CDS encoding DedA family protein, whose protein sequence is MEGFKWTELLNPEFYINLEIGGHHIGIYVVLFIVFAETGLFAGFFLPGDSLLFLSGIYSEVLMRELMTVHGDFANVALLATLVAISGIIGNIFGYWFGAKSGHYLYAKEDNFWFKKKYLIQSRLFFEKHGGRAIIFARFLPILRTFAPIVAGIVQMEKKKFMFFNIVSSFLWSFTLIFSGHYLYRYLLDNHNMDLKANIEYIVIAIIILSTSPLAINYLKNKIKERRS
- a CDS encoding dicarboxylate/amino acid:cation symporter, producing MKSNNKLFIAIIVSLILGVFLGYLVNSLGKGNTLRYTPAKEGADELIFETSDGVTHHQKVFVIKDSLEYNQLHKTLPADVMVVVASSKKVSLVPEVLKTNTTLKLEKTHKSVNESVTSIDNIDSFSEKIKLLGTIFIRLVQMIIAPLVFSTLVVGIAKMGDMKMVGRVGAKAMGWFISASLMSLLLGMVLVNWLEPGKGTPIKMEDASSAGELLEKTQSFSLEEFVKHVVPKSIFEAMATNEILQIVIFSVLFGIALASLGEAAKSIIKMLDVVSHVILKMVTYIMWVAPLGVFGAVAAAVASYGFGIFGLYAKYLLDFSIGIALLWVVLLSVGYVILGKRLWELLRRIKSPLLIAFSTTSSEAVFPKLVEELERFGCQKRIVSFTLPLGYSFNLDGSMMYMTFASIFIAQVYGIDMPIEKQLTMLLVLMLTSKGVAGVPRASLIVVVATCAMFGIPPEGIALILPIDHFCDMARSMTNVLGNALATTAVDKWETANETN